The nucleotide window CGTGTTGGCGATGATCTCGCGCTCATCCTTTGTCTCCAGGTTATCCATGTTGGCGCCGTTGCCGTGAACCTCTAGGCCAATGGAGTGTCCCGTACGATGCACGAAGTACTTTCCGTACCCGGCTTTCTCGATAAACGAGCGCACCGCCGCATCCACTTCCCAACCCATGATCTTGCGCTTCGCCGTGAACGCGTCCTTGACCGTATTGATTCCGACATTCCGCGCGCCGGTCACGATCTCGAAGATCTCGCGATGCCGATCCGGAGGAGCATTACCGACAAAGCCCGTCCAGGTAATGTCGTAATAAACTGCGTGGGGCTTGTTCACTTTCGCCCACATGTCCAGCAATACCCAGTCGCCCTGGCGAACCGGCTTCGAGGTCTCGGGCGTGGGAGAGTAGTGCGGATTGCCGGCGTTCTCATTCACGCCGACTATCGGCAGGTCATCCCAGACGAGGTTATCGCGCTTAAAGGCTTCTCCGAGCCACTGCTGAATTCCGTACTCATCCCAACCGCCGCTGCGAACCCGCTCCCCGATCTCACGGAACGCCGCTTGCATGATCGGGTCCACCTTGTCGCGAGATTCAAAGTGGGTCGCGATTTGCTCCGCGGTGAGCGCGGCTTCGAACTGCGCCACCAGGTCCGCAGAACTGACTACCTCGACTCCGAAACTCCGCAACAATTCCAGCGTCCCGCCATCCACCAGCGAAACGTACATGATGTTGTTATTCGGCGAGTACTGCATGGCCACGCGCTTATAAGGTGCCAGCATTTCGCGCAGGTTCTGGTGCATCTCCGGCCAGGGCCCGTAGTGCAGTTGCTTGCCGGGCAGGCTGTCCAGGTGCTTCGGTTCCACGCGGTGGTTGAGCTTCACCGGGTCGCCATTCGCCGGGATGAGGTAATACCAGCGCCGGGTGACGTGCATCTTCTCCGGCAGCCCGAGAATGGTGTACGCGAGCGGATCGCGATGATGGTGATCGTAGAAAAGCCACGCGTCGAACTTGCGTTCGCGCAGAGCAGCCTGAATCGCTTGCAGATCCATGTCTCCCGTATTGTAAAGGAGCAAAGTAGATCAGGCGAGCCCTCCCCACCTTTGCTCCGGAGACTGGCCGCCCCTGCAAGGTTGACGTTCGCGCCGGGTTGCGGTGGAATACCCACGCGCAAATAGGGAGGACTAAATGCGTCTGCTACGAATCGTCCTGGTATGTCTCACTCTTGCTTGTTTTGCGGCCGCTCTCTCGGGACCCAAGGATCGCCAGTTGACCGATCCCAAGTCCGTCAACTCAATTTCAAATCCGAACGCGAAAGCTGTAACCATAGACGACCTTTTCGTAACCCGTACCATCCGCGGCGCGGTTCTTTCTCCCGATGGGAAGGAGATTGCCGTAACAACGAACATGACCGGGCGCACGAATCTGTGGGAGATGTCGTCCGCAGGGTCGTGGCCGGTTCAGTTGATTAACTCTGACGATCGCCAAAGCGACCAACTCTGGTCGCCGGACAGCCGCTGGATCGCGTACGCGCAGGATAAGGGCGGTAACGAGCTGTACGACGTCTACATCATTTCGCACGATGGCGGCACCCCGATCAATCTCACCGACACGCCTGATATTCGGGAACAGCACCCAATCTGGTCGCGTGACGGAAAAGAGATCGCGTGTGCCTACAAGCCGGGAAAGGCGTCGTCGTACGATGTCGCGCTCATCGATGTCTCATCGCATAAGCTCCGCAAGCTGACGGACGAGAAAGACCCCTCGAGGAGTTGGGACGCAATTGGATTCAGCCCCGATAACCGGACTCTGTTTGCAACTCGCAGCAACACCGGCTTTGACGATGCGGATGTCTATTCCATCGATATAGCCACCGGCCGCCTGACGAACCTGACACCGCACCAGGGCAATCAGTTGAACCTTGGCAGCGATGTCTCTCCCGATGGAAAAACCGTCCTCATGACCAGCAATCAAAAGGGTGGATTCCTCAATCTCGCGCTGCTCGATGTTGCGTCCAAGAAGCTGCGCTGGATCACCGAGACAGAATGGGAAGTCAGCGCCGGAGTGTTCTCACCCGACGGGTCGCACTTCACTTATTCCATCAATGCGGATGGCCGAAGCACGTTGTACCAGGGAGATAGCGCGACGGGGCACAGTGTCGCTTTCAATCTGCCTCCCGGAACAAATGGCTTTCCCGGTAGTCAGATATTCACGCCGGACGGACGCAGCATTCTTGTGACGCATGAAGCCGTAAATGCTCCGGGCGATTTGTGGATGTATGACATCTCCACCGGAAAGTCAAAGCAGATCACGCATACGGCCGTCGCCGGGCTCGGCCCCACGAGTCTCCCGCCGTCCGAGGTCGTTCACTACAAGACTTTTGACGGGCAGACGATTTCGGCGATCCTGCAGATCCCGTTCAACCTCAAGCGCGACGGCAGCAATCCTGCGATCATCCTGCCGCACGGCGGACCAACCGGCCAGACAACGGATTATTGGAGCCACTGGTCGAACACGTTTGCAACTCATGGCTACATCGTGCTGCAGCCCAACCCGCGCGGTTCGACCGGCTACGGAATGGACTTCCAGCGGGGCAATTACCAGGATCTCGGCGGCGGCGATCTCAAGGATGAGATGGCCGGCCTGCAATGGCTGCTTCAGACAGGCTACGTCGATGGAAAGAAGGTTGGAGTTTGGGGCGGATCGTACGGAGGTTTCATGACGCTGATGCTTGCGGCAAAAGAACCGCAGACATTCGCTGCCGCCGTGGATCTGTTCGGGCCGCTGGACTGGTACACGATGCTGCAGCACTCCGACCCATTCCTGAACCAGTACATCCGCAGCCTTCTGGGCGATCCCGAGAAGGACCGGAAAATTTATGAAGAGACCTCGCCGATCAATTACGTCCGGAACATCAAGGCGCCTCTGTTGGTGCTACAGGGCGATAACGATCCGCGTGTTCCGAAGGAAGAGACGGAGCAGCTAGTCAAAATCCTGAAGGAACGCGGGAACGTGGTCGATGTTGTCTACTACCCGAATGAAGGACACGGGTTTGACAAAGTCGAGCACCAGGTCGATGCCGCAAAACGAAGCTTGGAGTGGTTCAACAAGTATTTGAAAAATTCGACAACACAGACAACACGGAAATAAAGTCCACTCCGTGTCGAGTTTGACCCTGAAGAGAAAAGCCGAAGCCCGATATGGGCTTCGGCACACTTCAGGCGTTTTCTGTTCGAACACTCAAAAAACTGGCGCT belongs to Terriglobia bacterium and includes:
- a CDS encoding M24 family metallopeptidase, which translates into the protein MDLQAIQAALRERKFDAWLFYDHHHRDPLAYTILGLPEKMHVTRRWYYLIPANGDPVKLNHRVEPKHLDSLPGKQLHYGPWPEMHQNLREMLAPYKRVAMQYSPNNNIMYVSLVDGGTLELLRSFGVEVVSSADLVAQFEAALTAEQIATHFESRDKVDPIMQAAFREIGERVRSGGWDEYGIQQWLGEAFKRDNLVWDDLPIVGVNENAGNPHYSPTPETSKPVRQGDWVLLDMWAKVNKPHAVYYDITWTGFVGNAPPDRHREIFEIVTGARNVGINTVKDAFTAKRKIMGWEVDAAVRSFIEKAGYGKYFVHRTGHSIGLEVHGNGANMDNLETKDEREIIANTIFSIEPGIYLPEFGVRAEIDMLVRNGAAEVTGRIQNEIVTI
- a CDS encoding S9 family peptidase, with translation MRLLRIVLVCLTLACFAAALSGPKDRQLTDPKSVNSISNPNAKAVTIDDLFVTRTIRGAVLSPDGKEIAVTTNMTGRTNLWEMSSAGSWPVQLINSDDRQSDQLWSPDSRWIAYAQDKGGNELYDVYIISHDGGTPINLTDTPDIREQHPIWSRDGKEIACAYKPGKASSYDVALIDVSSHKLRKLTDEKDPSRSWDAIGFSPDNRTLFATRSNTGFDDADVYSIDIATGRLTNLTPHQGNQLNLGSDVSPDGKTVLMTSNQKGGFLNLALLDVASKKLRWITETEWEVSAGVFSPDGSHFTYSINADGRSTLYQGDSATGHSVAFNLPPGTNGFPGSQIFTPDGRSILVTHEAVNAPGDLWMYDISTGKSKQITHTAVAGLGPTSLPPSEVVHYKTFDGQTISAILQIPFNLKRDGSNPAIILPHGGPTGQTTDYWSHWSNTFATHGYIVLQPNPRGSTGYGMDFQRGNYQDLGGGDLKDEMAGLQWLLQTGYVDGKKVGVWGGSYGGFMTLMLAAKEPQTFAAAVDLFGPLDWYTMLQHSDPFLNQYIRSLLGDPEKDRKIYEETSPINYVRNIKAPLLVLQGDNDPRVPKEETEQLVKILKERGNVVDVVYYPNEGHGFDKVEHQVDAAKRSLEWFNKYLKNSTTQTTRK